The Clostridia bacterium DNA segment TTAAAAGAGTTACTTATTCATTATTCCAGAACTAAACACACGTTAACCCCAGGTCATATAAGATAGAGGCAGGCTCACTAACCTGCCTCTTTTTTAACTAGCTTTAGTACCCATCCGTAATTTATCAGCGACCATGGCAATAAACTCCGAATTAGTTGGTTTACCGCGTTCAATATTAATTGTATACCCGAAAAATTTATTCATAAGATCTATATTGCCTCGATCCCAGGCTAATTCAATGGCATGTCTAATAGCCCTTTCCACACGACTAGGAGTAGTTTCATATTTTTCAGCTATGGCCGGATATAATTCTTTAGTAATCGCACTCAGAAGACCAATATCCTCAATTACCAATAAAATGGCGTCACGTAAATATTGATAACCTTTAATATGGGCTGGAACACCCATTTGATGAATAATATTAGTGACCTCCAAATCTAAATTGCGGGTCCGTACCGCGGAATGCTGATAAGTCGTGGGGGCCGCATTTACCGAACTAATGGTCAAACCATTAAATAATTGCCGGATACGATTAGCCAAAGTATCCAAATCAAAAGGTTTAAGAATAAAATAATCGGCTCCCAATTGTACAGCTTTTTGAGCCATGGATTCCTGTCCAAAAGCCGTTAGTATGATTGTCTTGGGTCGTTGATCAAAATAATCTGCTTCACCAATTCTTTCCAAAACTCCTAATCCGTCTAAATGAGGCATAATAATATCCAAAAGAACTATATCCGGCATTTCACTGGAAATTAACTCTAGTGTTTCCAAGCCATTTCCGGCCTCACCAACCACAGTGATGTCTTCTTGTCGGGTAAAATACTCTTGTAAAATTGCTACAAAATCTTTGTTATCATCAGCAATTAATACTTTAATCTTTTCTTTTACCATCTTCCTCCTCCTTTAAAATTATTTTTTCTGTCCTAAATAAACATTTCGACAGTCAAATGTTATTTCCTGCCTTGATTTTCCATTTTATATTAATTTATTCCGCTTGTTTTCTGCGTTTTTCGTTCTTTTTCTATCATTTACCCATTTTTCAAGAAGCAATCTCTTGATTTTC contains these protein-coding regions:
- the spo0A gene encoding sporulation transcription factor Spo0A, with protein sequence MVKEKIKVLIADDNKDFVAILQEYFTRQEDITVVGEAGNGLETLELISSEMPDIVLLDIIMPHLDGLGVLERIGEADYFDQRPKTIILTAFGQESMAQKAVQLGADYFILKPFDLDTLANRIRQLFNGLTISSVNAAPTTYQHSAVRTRNLDLEVTNIIHQMGVPAHIKGYQYLRDAILLVIEDIGLLSAITKELYPAIAEKYETTPSRVERAIRHAIELAWDRGNIDLMNKFFGYTINIERGKPTNSEFIAMVADKLRMGTKAS